One genomic region from Saccharomyces cerevisiae S288C chromosome XI, complete sequence encodes:
- the PRP16 gene encoding DEAH-box RNA helicase PRP16 (DEAH-box RNA helicase; involved in the second catalytic step of splicing and in exon ligation; exhibits ATP-dependent RNA unwinding activity; mediates the release of Yju2p and Cwc25p in the second step; in the absence of ATP, stabilizes the binding of Cwc25p to the spliceosome in the first catalytic step; missense mutation in human ortholog DHX38 associated with early-onset retinitis pigmentosa) — translation MGHSGREERIKDIFKELTSKELTPGLLLTLQKLAQKPNTNLEQFIASCKALTKLSSNNPIIFNELLELLKNKSEEDSTGPKKIAPSINKRKKFKIQLDLDDNEDELDSPVQKKPAPTRTLFKRIDKLKAKQLRQYSPTVKDPSPNSEQQTQNGHAETKDYEPTRSEVVEEDREWYDNDDDYGNLVPEPLSELPEEAKLLPVIRNIDNDDALRNTVQLYPIPLKQRMEWIPPFLSKFALENKVPTSIIIGSISETSSQVSALSMVNPFRNPDSEFSANAKRGSKLVALRRINMEHIQQSRDNTTVLNTAMGEVLGLENNNKAKDKSNQKICDDTALFTPSKDDIKHTKEQLPVFRCRSQLLSLIRENQVVVIIGETGSGKTTQLAQYLYEEGYANDRGKSIVVTQPRRVAAISVAKRVAMEMQVPLGKEVGYSIRFEDVTDSECTKLKFVTDGILLRETLLDDTLDKYSCVIIDEAHERSLNTDILLGFFKILLARRRDLKLIITSATMNAKKFSAFFGNAPQFTIPGRTFPVQTIYTSNPVQDYVEAAVSQAVKIHLANDCSSGDILIFMTGQEDIETTFDTLQEKFLQVYSKKFGTANFEEINDIEILPIYSALPADLQFKIFQDLHGTKRKIIIATNIAETSLTIKGIRYVIDCGYSKLKVYNPKIGLDSLVITPISKANADQRSGRAGRTAPGTAYRLYTEDTFKEDMYLQTIPEIQRTNLSNTLLLLKSLDVTDELSKFPFIDKPPLQTFLSSLYELWFIGAIDTSGQLTPLGLQMAKFPLQPSLSKILLIAVRNGCSDEMLTIVSMLSVPQVFYRPKERQKEADIARNKFFIAKSDHLTLLNVFEQWRANNFSSHWCNKHFVQYKSLVRARDIRDQLLTILKSQKIPVISSGKDWDIIKKCICSGFAHQAAKITGLRNYVHLKTGVSVQLHPTSALHGLGDLPPYVVYHELLMTSKEYICCVTSVDPFWLMEYGGLLYDIKRIKNDQEATTTGLFGEHYEHTLDKVEDDIDINIRRCKDMRDSVIQELKMTDNSNKEDKKQKTKKQNILNGKENSMKPFKRRKPFF, via the coding sequence ATGGGTCATTCGGGGCGTGAGGAAAGGATAAAAGACATATTTAAGGAACTTACGTCAAAAGAACTAACGCCTGGGTTGCTTTTGACACTGCAGAAACTAGCGCAAAAGCCGAATACTAATCTAGAACAGTTTATTGCCAGCTGTAAAGCTTTGACGAAACTCAGCAGTAACAATCCAATCATTTTTAATGAACTTCTGGAGCTCCTCAAGAATAAATCTGAAGAGGACTCGACAGGCCCAAAGAAAATCGCCCCTTCTATAAAtaagagaaagaaatttaaGATCCAGTTAGACCTTGAcgataatgaagatgagcTAGATTCtccagttcaaaaaaaaccaGCACCTACACGGACGTTGTTCAAGAGAATAGATAAACTAAAGGCCAAACAGTTGAGGCAGTATTCGCCCACCGTGAAGGATCCTTCTCCAAATAGTGAACAGCAAACACAGAATGGTCATGCTGAAACGAAGGACTATGAACCGACTCGAAGCGAAGTAGTTGAGGAGGACAGAGAATGGtatgataatgatgatgattatgGAAATTTGGTGCCTGAACCTCTGTCTGAATTGCCTGAGGAAGCGAAACTACTACCTGTCATTAGGAATATCGACAACGATGATGCCTTACGAAATACCGTTCAATTATACCCCATACCACTCAAGCAAAGAATGGAATGGATCCCTCcttttttatcaaagttTGCTCTTGAAAACAAAGTGCCCACTTCCATAATTATCGGGTCCATCTCTGAGACGTCCAGCCAAGTATCCGCTTTATCAATGGTGAATCCATTTAGGAATCCTGACAGTGAATTTTCTGCGAACGCCAAACGAGGTAGTAAGCTGGTTGCCTTGAGAAGGATAAACATGGAACATATTCAACAATCTCGAGACAACACCACTGTTTTGAACACTGCCATGGGGGAAGTACTAGGCTTGGAGAATAACAATAAAGCAAAAGATAAGAGCAACCAAAAGATTTGCGACGATACAGCTCTTTTCACGCCATCAAAAGATGACATTAAACATACTAAAGAGCAACTGCCTGTTTTCCGCTGCAGATCTCAATTGTTATCATTGATAAGAGAAAATCAAGTAGTGGTGATAATTGGTGAAACGGGCTCAGGTAAAACCACGCAACTTGCACAGTATTTATATGAAGAAGGATATGCCAACGATAGGGGGAAATCTATTGTTGTCACACAGCCGAGAAGAGTAGCAGCCATATCCGTTGCAAAAAGGGTTGCAATGGAAATGCAAGTTCCATTGGGTAAGGAAGTAGGCTATTCTATAAGGTTTGAAGATGTGACGGATTCTGAGTGTACAAAACTTAAGTTTGTAACGGATGGTATTCTACTCAGAGAGACCTTATTGGATGATACACTCGATAAATATTCGTGtgttattattgatgaagctCATGAAAGGTCATTAAATACAGACATTTTACTAggttttttcaagattttatTAGCACGTAGAAGAGATCTAAAACTCATAATCACTTCAGCAACAATGAATGCGAAGAAGTTCTCCGCATTTTTTGGTAATGCTCCTCAGTTCACAATTCCTGGAAGAACTTTCCCCGTACAGACCATATATACTTCCAACCCTGTTCAAGACTACGTAGAAGCTGCAGTTTCTCAGGCTGTGAAAATTCATTTAGCAAACGATTGTTCAAGCGGTGAtattctcattttcatgaCAGGTcaagaagatattgaaacaACGTTCGACACTCTGcaagaaaagtttttgcAAGTATATTCTAAAAAGTTTGGTACCGCAAACTTTGAAGAGAtcaatgatattgaaattttacCAATCTACTCGGCTTTACCTGCAGATTTgcaattcaaaatttttcaggaTCTACATGGCActaaaaggaaaattatAATTGCGACAAATATTGCAGAGACTTCATTGACCATTAAAGGTATTAGATATGTCATTGATTGTGGTTACTCTAAACTGAAAGTTTACAATCCAAAGATTGGGCTTGATAGTTTAGTAATAACGCCCATATCAAAAGCTAACGCCGACCAAAGATCCGGAAGAGCGGGAAGAACTGCGCCAGGCACTGCATATCGATTATACACGGAAGATACattcaaagaagatatGTACTTACAGACAATACCTGAGATCCAAAGAACGAATTTGTCAAACACCCTTTTACTGCTAAAATCTCTGGACGTTACTGACGAATTGAGTAAGTTCCCGTTCATTGATAAACCACCCTTACAAACATTTTTATCCTCATTGTATGAGTTATGGTTCATAGGGGCTATAGACACTAGTGGACAATTGACTCCATTGGGATTACAGATGGCAAAATTTCCCCTGCAACCTTCcctttccaaaattttattaattgCAGTTAGAAACGGCTGCAGTGATGAAATGTTAACAATAGTTTCCATGCTTTCTGTTCCACAAGTCTTTTATAGACCCAAGGAAAGACAGAAAGAAGCAGATATTGCTagaaataaattttttatcgCGAAATCAGATCACTTAACGTTACTTaatgtttttgaacaatgGAGGGCAAATAATTTTAGTTCGCATTGGTGTAACAAacattttgttcaatacAAATCACTTGTCAGGGCAAGAGACATTCGAGACCAGTTGCTAACAATACTAAAATCTCAAAAAATTCCGGTCATTTCCTCCGGTAAGGACTGGgatattattaaaaaatgtATTTGTTCAGGATTTGCTCATCAAGCAGCCAAAATAACAGGACTACGAAATTACGTTCATTTAAAAACTGGCGTAAGTGTTCAACTACACCCTACAAGTGCATTACACGGATTGGGGGATTTACCCCCTTACGTGGTATATCATGAATTATTAATGACTAGCAAAGAATACATTTGTTGTGTTACTTCTGTAGATCCATTCTGGTTAATGGAATATGGTGGGTTACTCTACGACATCAAGCGTATTAAAAATGATCAGGAGGCCACAACTACAGGCCTCTTTGGTGAACACTATGAACATACTCTGGACAAGGTTGAAGATGATATTGATATCAATATTAGGAGATGTAAGGATATGAGAGACAGTGTGATACAGGAGCTCAAAATGACCGACAATTCAAACaaagaagacaaaaagcaaaaaacgaaaaagcaaaatatACTGAAcggcaaagaaaattcaatgaaacctttcaaaagaaggaagccttttttttag
- the HBS1 gene encoding ribosome dissociation factor GTPase HBS1 (GTPase with similarity to translation release factors; together with binding partner Dom34p, facilitates ribosomal subunit dissociation and peptidyl-tRNA release when translation is stalled, particularly in 3' UTRs; genetically implicated in mRNA no-go decay; HBS1 has a paralog, SKI7, that arose from the whole genome duplication), whose protein sequence is MAYSDYSDGADDMPDFHDEGEFDDYLNDDEYDLMNEVFPTLKAQLQDYQGWDNLSLKLALFDNNFDLESTLAELKKTLKKKKTPKKPIAAANGSANVTQKLANISISQQRPNDRLPDWLDEEESEGERNGEEANDEKTVQRYYKTTVPTKPKKPHDISAFVKSALPHLSFVVLGHVDAGKSTLMGRLLYDLNIVNQSQLRKLQRESETMGKSSFKFAWIMDQTNEERERGVTVSICTSHFSTHRANFTIVDAPGHRDFVPNAIMGISQADMAILCVDCSTNAFESGFDLDGQTKEHMLLASSLGIHNLIIAMNKMDNVDWSQQRFEEIKSKLLPYLVDIGFFEDNINWVPISGFSGEGVYKIEYTDEVRQWYNGPNLMSTLENAAFKISKENEGINKDDPFLFSVLEIIPSKKTSNDLALVSGKLESGSIQPGESLTIYPSEQSCIVDKIQVGSQQGQSTNHEETDVAIKGDFVTLKLRKAYPEDIQNGDLAASVDYSSIHSAQCFVLELTTFDMNRPLLPGTPFILFIGVKEQPARIKRLISFIDKGNTASKKKIRHLGSKQRAFVEIELIEVKRWIPLLTAHENDRLGRVVLRKDGRTIAAGKISEITQ, encoded by the coding sequence ATGGCTTACAGTGACTACAGCGATGGAGCAGACGACATGCCGGACTTTCACGACGAAggtgaatttgatgattaTTTGAATGACGATGAATATGATCTAATGAACGAGGTATTTCCTACTCTAAAGGCGCAGTTACAGGATTACCAAGGCTGGGATAATCTTTCACTTAAGCTAGCTTTGTTTGACAACAATTTCGATTTGGAAAGCACGCTGGCggaattgaagaaaactttgaagaagaagaagacacCAAAGAAGCCAATTGCTGCTGCTAATGGGAGTGCGAATGTTACTCAAAAACTGGCAAACATCTCAATTTCGCAACAAAGGCCAAATGATCGGCTTCCAGACTGGCTTGACGAGGAAGAAAGTGAGGGTGAACGCAATGGTGAGGAAGCcaatgatgaaaagacAGTTCAAAGATACTATAAGACTACGGTGCCAACGAAACCAAAGAAACCTCATGATATTTCTGCATTTGTTAAATCTGCCTTACCTCACTTAagttttgttgttcttgGTCATGTTGATGCGGGAAAATCAACTCTAATGGGCAGACTACTTTATGATCTGAACATTGTCAACCAATCCCAACTGAGAAAGCTACAAAGAGAGAGTGAAACTATGGGTAAGTCATCCTTCAAATTTGCATGGATTATGGATCAGACAAATGAAGAGCGCGAACGTGGTGTAACAGTGTCAATTTGTACATCGCATTTCTCTACCCATAGGGCAAATTTTACTATTGTGGATGCGCCAGGCCATAGAGATTTTGTTCCAAACGCTATAATGGGGATATCACAAGCAGATATGGCTATACTTTGTGTAGACTGTAGCACCAATGCTTTCGAATCAGGATTTGACTTGGATGGGCAAACAAAGGAGCATATGCTACTGGCATCTAGTCTTGGAATTCACAATCTGATTATTGCTATGAATAAGATGGATAATGTTGACTGGTCCCAACAAAGGTTTGAAGAGATTAAATCGAAATTGTTGCCATATCTGGTTGATATTGGGTTTTTTGAGGATAATATTAATTGGGTACCTATCAGTGGCTTTTCCGGAGAAGGTGTTTATAAAATTGAATATACAGATGAAGTGAGACAATGGTACAATGGTCCTAACTTAATGTCTACTTTGGAAAATGCGGCGTTCAAGATTTCAAAGGAGAATGAAGGAATTAACAAAGATGATccgtttttgttttctgtGTTGGAGATCATCCCATCGAAAAAAACAAGTAACGATTTAGCACTAGTTTCAGGAAAATTGGAATCAGGTTCTATTCAACCTGGTGAATCTTTGACAATATATCCGTCGGAACAGAGTTGTATTGTGGATAAAATTCAGGTTGGTTCTCAACAGGGCCAATCAACGAATCACGAAGAGACAGATGTTGCCATTAAGGGTGATTTTGTCACTTTGAAATTGCGCAAAGCCTATCCAGAAGATATTCAAAATGGTGATTTGGCAGCATCAGTTGATTATTCGTCCATTCATTCAGCACAGTGTTTTGTTCTGGAATTGACCACCTTTGACATGAACCGACCTTTGCTGCCAGGAACACcgtttattcttttcatcgGAGTCAAGGAGCAACCTGCTCGAATCAAAAGATTGATTTCATTTATAGACAAGGGCAATACTGcaagcaagaaaaagattagACATCTAGGCTCTAAACAACGAGCATTTGTAGAAATAGAACTAATTGAAGTAAAGAGGTGGATTCCTTTATTAACTGCCCATGAAAATGACCGTTTGGGAAGAGTTGTTCTTAGAAAGGACGGTAGAACCATTGCGGCAGGTAAAATATCCGAAATAACTCAGTAG
- the MRPL20 gene encoding mitochondrial 54S ribosomal protein mL58 MRPL20 (Mitochondrial ribosomal protein of the large subunit), translating into MIGRGVCCRSFHTAGSAWKQFGFPKTQVTTIYNKTKSASNYKGYLKHRDAPGMYYQPSESIATGSVNSETIPRSFMAASDPRRGLDMPVQSTKAKQCPNVLVGKSTVNGKTYHLGPQEIDEIRKLRLDNPQKYTRKFLAAKYGISPLFVSMVSKPSEQHVQIMESRLQEIQSRWKEKRRIAREDRKRRKLLWYQA; encoded by the coding sequence ATGATTGGCAGAGGTGTGTGCTGCAGATCGTTCCACACTGCTGGATCTGCCTGGAAGCAATTTGGATTTCCCAAAACACAAGTGACAACGATTTACAACAAGACTAAGAGCGCATCTAACTATAAAGGGTATTTAAAGCACAGAGATGCTCCAGGAATGTACTATCAACCATCAGAATCCATCGCAACCGGATCTGTTAACAGTGAGACCATTCCACGTAGCTTTATGGCAGCCAGTGACCCTCGTAGAGGGCTTGACATGCCTGTTCAAAGCACTAAAGCGAAGCAGTGTCCAAATGTTCTCGTAGGTAAGAGCACAGTGAACGGCAAAACCTATCATCTGGGACCTCAAGAAATTGATGAGATCCGGAAGTTACGTCTTGACAATCCTCAAAAGTATACACGCAAATTTTTGGCTGCAAAATATGGCATTTCGCCATTATTTGTATCCATGGTCTCGAAACCTAGTGAACAACATGTACAAATTATGGAAAGTAGATTGCAAGAAATCCAATCACGCTGGAAGGAGAAGAGGCGTATAGCCAGAGAGGACCGTAAGCGTAGAAAACTCCTGTGGTACCAGGCGTGA
- the DAD2 gene encoding Dad2p (Essential subunit of the Dam1 complex (aka DASH complex); complex couples kinetochores to the force produced by MT depolymerization thereby aiding in chromosome segregation; is transferred to the kinetochore prior to mitosis), with protein sequence MDSIDEQIAIKRKELQSLQKITSLTDGLKIQLTELNEQIKEMGMNADSVAQLMNNWDSIINNISQASLGLLQYAEGDYEIGPWKDSKKKESEQSNETGLEAQENDKNDEDNDEDEDLVPLPETMVRIRVDGNE encoded by the coding sequence ATGGATTCAATAGATGAACAAATTGCTATAAAGCGAAAAGAACTTCAGTCATTACAAAAGATAACCAGTTTAACGGATGGCTTAAAAATTCAGCTAACAGAGTTGAATGAGCAGATCAAAGAAATGGGAATGAATGCGGATTCAGTGGCCCAATTGATGAACAATTGGGATTCTATAATAAACAATATATCGCAAGCAAGTTTGGGATTATTGCAATATGCAGAGGGTGATTATGAGATAGGACCGTGGAAAGATTctaagaaaaaggaatcTGAACAATCAAATGAAACAGGTCTTGAAGCgcaagaaaatgataagaatgatgaagataatgatgaggatgaagatCTGGTACCCTTGCCGGAAACAATGGTCAGAATTAGGGTAGATGGTAACGAATGa
- the OMA1 gene encoding metalloendopeptidase (Metalloendopeptidase of the mitochondrial inner membrane; important for adaptive responses to various homeostatic insults, preservation of normal mitochondrial function under damage-eliciting conditions, and stability of respiratory supercomplexes; involved in turnover of membrane-embedded proteins; mediates degradation of Cox1p in coa2 mutant cells; zebrafish ortholog has a role in organ development and mouse ortholog is also required for respiratory supercomplex stability), producing the protein MLRNIIRFKGFGKGTSGGFLKPVSFRVQLTRCYRYDNGPSYRRFNNGEYSQKSSFKSILLDKSSRKYLALLFGGCSLFYYTHLDKAPVSDRSRFIWVSRPLELTIGNYTYKSIWRQTQQEILPPQHPLSIKIENIFMKIVEAAYKDPSVDNSLLDGIKWEIHVVNDPTASPNAFVLPGGKVFIFSSILPICANDDGIATVLAHEFAHQLARHTAENLSKAPIYSLLGLVLYTVTGAHAINNILLDGFLRMPASRQMETEADYIGLMIMSRACFQPQESIKVWERMANFEKQMNRGGVVNMEFLSTHPASTRRIENMSKWLPKANEIYEQSDCSSMGNYYKSFFSM; encoded by the coding sequence ATGTTACGCAACATCATCAGGTTCAAAGGATTTGGAAAAGGGACCAGTGGAGGATTTTTAAAACCTGTATCATTTCGTGTTCAGTTAACGCGATGTTACCGCTATGACAATGGTCCTTCATATCGTCGATTTAATAATGGAGAGTATTCCCAAAAATCATCGTTTAAAAGCATTCTTCTCGATAAGtcatcaagaaaatactTAGCTTTATTATTTGGTGGATGCTCTCTCTTTTATTATACACATTTGGATAAAGCACCGGTAAGCGATAGGTCCAGGTTCATCTGGGTATCGCGTCCATTAGAGTTAACTATCGGAAATTACACATACAAATCAATTTGGAGACAAACGCAGCAGGAAATATTACCTCCACAGCATCCGCTGTCCATCAAAATtgagaatattttcatGAAAATTGTCGAAGCTGCTTATAAGGACCCTAGTGTAGACAACTCACTACTGGACGGAATCAAGTGGGAAATTCATGTGGTCAATGATCCAACTGCTTCACCAAATGCATTCGTTTTACCAGGGGGTAAGGTCTTTATATTCAGCTCTATTTTACCTATTTGTGCTAATGATGATGGGATTGCCACTGTTTTAGCACACGAATTTGCTCATCAGCTAGCAAGACACACAGCCGAAAATTTGTCGAAGGCTCCTATATATTCTCTTTTGGGTTTGGTGTTATATACTGTTACTGGAGCTCATGCTATCAACAATATACTATTGGATGGGTTTTTGCGAATGCCAGCATCAAGACAGATGGAAACCGAAGCTGATTACATTGGCCTGATGATAATGTCAAGGGCATGTTTTCAACCACAGGAGTCAATAAAAGTGTGGGAAAGAATggcaaattttgaaaagcaaATGAATAGAGGGGGTGTTGTGAATATGGAGTTTCTAAGTACACATCCAGCAAGCACTCGTAGAATAGAGAATATGTCGAAATGGTTGCCAAAAGCTAATGAAATTTATGAACAATCTGATTGTAGCAGTATGGGTAACTATtataaaagttttttctcAATGTAA